CTGCGCACTCGCTACATGACAACATGACTAGACCACATGCACGCGCGGAGAGGCAGGTGGAGGCGTGGCCTACGCGGTTGcagcgccattaaggcgaggcgacgaCATGAGGCAGCCGGGACAGCCCACGTGCGCGTTGTGGcaaagcgagcagcagcagcgcagcacGGCATCACGGTGGCAGGAGCATCGCACGGCAGCGCGTGTGCGCGCGCGGGGTGAGCCAACATGGCGACGTCACACCCCTAGACGTGATGACCGCGCCCACCTGGCCCATCAGCCCGAGAACGTgtcatgcatgaattttaaagcgtctataaaaactaaacggttgctctaGAAACTAAAgcaccttcaccatgctcaagagggcTTATCAGGCTACCAACtcgagctaaaacatgacaccactTCTTAACTCGATTCCACAAAATAAATttccaaacatggcattgtcttgctGCCTATATACTTAAAAATCTTCTAAGTCTTTGAGTTGAACTTTGATTCCAAGttccatttctaggctattagaaacattagttagcaatgttatttttgtacaacaaggatttcattgtcatctacaaagttcatattccaaactttatttaagtgccacatatatgttctatagtatttttgttcaataaaaattggttttaaatcctacttgatatacatgagttatggaatagcttctcatttaacatttttattgatcatcttaagTTACAAAAATTTTATCCacacattccatcacatgcattctcacataaacatgatgctcatgacatggtttggtaatttgtttagggcgtaacaccgaggttGTTACAGTGGAGCTCCTCGATGGTCTGGCTCCTCGGTGGCGACAACTTGGAGCCTCTCCCCTCTCCCAGCCCCCTCCCGGAGGCAACGCGGTCGCGGAGCTCGCCGGCGGCGCGTAGTTCGTCGGTGGTGCCCAGCTCGTCATCGGCGCATCCCTGACGGCGGGGGTTGCCAGCGCGCGGCGTCCCTAGCGCGGTCGCGTGGAGGAGGCCAAGCACGTCCGATGCATCCAGACGCCCTACTCCTATCATTACCGTTCTATCTTCCCAATACATCTTTATTTCTCTCTCTCCTAGACATATTGATCTTCTGTTTAGCTATACAACATTAATATCCATGTACAATCCCTATTATTTTGGGATGAAGAGAGTATAGATAAGAAAGTATAGAGGCAAAAAAAGTAGGGGTGCATGTCAGAAACACGATATTTATAAGTCATGGTTAGGAGTGCTACGTGCACGAGCGAACGACGGCGACTATAGAGAAGCGGATCTGGTGCAGCACATGGAAAATCAACCTTGAGCCACAGTTGCGCCGCTGCGCGCGAAACGATGCTGGGACACCCTGCTCCGACTAGTTGGCCGCCGCGCCCGAGTCGCCACTAGCCGCCCTGCGCGAGCCGCTGCTCGGACGCCCTGCTCCAGCATAGCTAGCCTCCACGAGTGAGTTGCCATCGCCCGCCCTGCACAAGACGCACCACTACACGCCGCCGCGCACAAGCCGTTGCTGCGTTGCTCGGCTCCGGCACAGTTGGCCACCGCCGACCACCCTAcacgcgccgccgcccgccctACATGACCCGCACCGGGAAGACGTGCGAACCACCCTGCTTCAACACAAGAAGCCGCCACGTGATTTTTGGTCAAGAAGCAAAAAGTGTAAAGCTTGCGGCACATGAGAGAGCTTACCTCTACTCCTTCCTCATATCTGTGTGCCTAGGGCAGATTTGCCCCAGTGTAGGCGTGCGCGCGTGAAGAAAACTGCCGCTGGGGATGGCGCGGGCGCGAAGGAGTCGCTGCTGGGAGGACGGGTGTGGGTGCGGCGCGGCCACCGTCGTCGCTGCCGGGGCATGCGCGGAGGGTCCGAGTAGGGTAAGCAAGGGGCGGCGCGGAGGTGCAGCAACGACCTACGGCCGCGACGACGGCGCTTCCACGCCATGTGCGAGACAGGGAGGTGCGAACGCGATTCTGCGTGCGCGGGTGGTAAGGTAAAGGTAGAGAGAGAAAGAATAATAAAGAACGAGAAAaaggaggaaaaaaagaaaaaaaagatattTTAGACCTTTCATTCTTTTTAACTAGACGAAAATCTGTTTTACCAAACGTTTTTTAAAATATTGTGCTTATATGTAATGTATGACTTATATTTATGGGTTCAAAAAATATTGTAACGATGTTCATCTTATTTATGTTTGATTCATTTCGTGTCAGATAGAAACAAAATACTATACAAAATGGTATGCAAATATCAAACAGCTTGCAGATAGTGAAATAGATAGTCCATAACCTATGTTTTGAACTGTCTATGTTAAGATATAAAAAATTACAGATACGAGGGATATATGTTTTCTTGTTTTATTTCTACGGCCAAGTAGTCTAGGCCTAACATTCTtttctattctttattcttttttcaaatgAGAGGTATTCTTCCTTCAAATTACATATACGAGGGATATATGAATTAAAATACGACGTATCGTTGATAAATCTCTAATCTTTTCGTGTTTGTATGAGTTAGAGCAAAACACAGTCCATTCGAAGACGAATTGAAACACATGTCAGTTTAGTTAAATATAAATTTCGAACGAAAAATGTAAGTGACTATTAAATAAACTATGTATCCCGTGGCAAACGGCTATTTTTGCGAGTACCTACTATTAAAGTCAAAAGGGTTTCTTTCGTCCGGGCGTATCCCTCACCGTGTCGCGCACTCCTCACCTTCAGCCTCCACTATCTGCGCAGCCGAATCCATCTACTCCTTCGTCGGCTCGCTGGCGGCGCGCTGGCCATGCGACCGCGCGGGCCGGCCGGCGTCGCCGCCCATTCGCAGCCGAATCCATCTACTCCCTCGTCGGCTCGCTGGCGGCGGACTGGGTGTGGCACTCCTCACCCCGGCCGAATCCCTCACTCCTCTACCACGGGCGCGCAAGGCGGCGGCCGAGCTCCCCTCCCCCAGCAGCTCGCCCCCGGTTCCCCCAAGCCATCGCAGGTTCAAGTGCGTCACGCCGCCGCAGCCGTATCTATCCCTCACGCGGCACTCCGCCCGGCGCTCCCCCGCCGCAGCGCGCCTTGGCGGCATCACATCCCGCCGCCACATGGAGCTCCTCCTCCACAGCGGCGTCGACGCCATCTCTGTAAgaacctccgcctccgccgcgttGTCCCGCCCGCCGCCGGCTCCCTCGACACCTCCCCCGAGTGCGTCGCACCCGTGAAGCCTGGATCTGTCGAGAGCACGCCTCCGGAGGCCGCGTCGGCTGCGGCGGCGGGCTCGGGCGACCTTGACCGCAAGCTGGTAAGTCGGGTGCTCGTTTCTGGCCGCGTCGGCTGCGGCGGCGGGCTCGGGCGACCTTGACCGCAAGCTGGTAAGTCGGGTGCTCGTTTCTCGATTCGTCTGGTGCCTGCATGCATTGCCTCTCTGTGATTTCAGCATCTGATATCTGCCTTGGTTCCCCGCTGGATCAGGTGCTCGCGCGGTCCAAGCTCGTCCGCGACCCGCGCTCGTTTGGGTACCGGCGCCTGCTGCCTTTCCTCAACGAGATGATGAAGAACGGTAACATCCTCTCCGATTCCCTCTAGATTAGTCTTCGTTTTGTCTGGCTCGCATTTCCTGTTCTTACGCTGTCTCCTGCAATTTGGTTATATCTTCCAATAACCTTCTCTTTTTCCAAGCGACATCAATTTCTGTTCCTTGTTTTTAGTTAAATACATGTTACTTGACGGCCGCAGGATTTCAGCATGGTTGATTCAGTTCATGAAAATATTGTGCTGAACAAGTGTATCAAGGACATCCTTGCACTAACCAAACCAGTAGAGGATGATAGAAGCAAGTGACTATCCACAATTCAGGAGCTGGAAAATTGTACCATTCTCTTGCATCTTTGCCAGGTAACTTATATTTTTTTCTGTTACAACTGAAACCTTCTCGATTGTGTTTACACTCACACCTATAAGCCTGATATAGTTAAGGTGCAATGATGTCACTTTTGACACTGTACCTTGAACGTACTTGCATGCAGTATAGAAGATAAATGTTTTCCCCTGCATGTGCATGTTGTATAGTGGATTTCCATGGTAGATTACTGAAAGAAATTCAATGATTCACAGTAGAATATATATGTGGAAGTTACGGGGTGtctggttctttagtcgcttctaaaattcatgtcacatcaaatgtttacatactaataaggagcattaaatatagattaattataaaaccaattacatcgatggaggctaatttacgagacgatttttttaaggctaattaatatgtcattagcacatatttactgtagcaccacgttgtcaaatcatggactaattaggcttaaaagattcgtctcgcaaattagtcgcaagttgtgcaattagtttcgtaattagtctatatttaatactccatgtatgtgtccaaacattcaatgtgacagaaattttaggagcacctaaagaaccaaacagggccttaatatCTCAATCTCTGTTGTGTTCATGAAGAGATACTGAGTTATTCGTCGACACAGTAAAGAGTAAAATCTATATGTGGTAAGCATTGTTCAAGTGAAGTTCAGATCATGTTCATCTGAATAGTTTGGACAATACTAATATGGAAACACGGCCTATCAAATTCGTAATTCTAAAAAGGGTAGGTTTAATTGCATGAAATGTGGCAAACAATGATATTCCTGCTGCAAGTACTGTAGCCAATGTTGGCATTGCCATTATATGAGTAGCTATGGCAGTAGGCAACAGTTTGTTTTGTCATGCTATAACGCTGTACGATCCTTACCCTTACTGTACTGGGATAGCTGCTGCAGTAGTAGGTGTCTGTATTTCTAGAATGGAGCTGCACAAACA
This DNA window, taken from Miscanthus floridulus cultivar M001 chromosome 13, ASM1932011v1, whole genome shotgun sequence, encodes the following:
- the LOC136502061 gene encoding uncharacterized protein, yielding MCETGSRIHLLLRRLAGGALAMRPRGPAGVAAHSQPNPSTPSSARWRRTGCGTPHPGRIPHSSTTGAQGGGRAPLPQQLAPGSPKPSQVQVRHAAAAVSIPHAALRPALPRRSAPWRHHIPPPHGAPPPQRRRRHLCKNLRLRRVVPPAAGSLDTSPECVAPVKPGSVESTPPEAASAAAAGSGDLDRKLVLARSKLVRDPRSFGYRRLLPFLNEMMKNGFQHG